DNA from bacterium:
AGCGGTCCCGCAGCCTCCGCAGGACGGTCACCGGCACCGCCCGATCCCCCCGTCCGGCGACGAGGCAGACGTTTTCAGGGGCCGTCAGTGGCCTGAGCTCGGTCAAATCCAGCGGGGCCAGCATCCTGAGGACTTCTTCCGGTGTGACGCCCTGGGCGAAGACGGCCCGCCTCACCCGGTCGGTGAGCGGAGAGCGGAGAATGGTCTCCGCCGGCCGGGCCGCCGGGGCGATGAGGACGACCTTGTCCGGCGGCTCTTCCGCCAGACAGGCGTGGAGCCCGGCGATAAGACCCCCCAGACTGAAGCCCATGATGTAGAGACCGCCGGACAGGCTGCGCAGCCAGGCCGCCGCGGCGGCCACCTCCGCCGTCGCCTGAACGAAAGAGTCCAGGGTGAGGGCCAGGTCGCCGGAGACGAAACGCGCGCCGTGAGCCTCGCCCGGT
Protein-coding regions in this window:
- a CDS encoding alpha/beta fold hydrolase; the protein is EVVGRLYGEIEPATPAVLFIHGWLQPSHLSLSETAALLVRRGLCVFVLELPHHLSRKPPGEAHGARFVSGDLALTLDSFVQATAEVAAAAAWLRSLSGGLYIMGFSLGGLIAGLHACLAEEPPDKVVLIAPAARPAETILRSPLTDRVRRAVFAQGVTPEEVLRMLAPLDLTELRPLTAPENVCLVAGRGDRAVPVTVLRRLRDRWGCRFREVSGGHISLWLPLVAGERLGFDRGLSWCRGVADFLEGSSSLGRRFIQPTPSGCA